TTGTTGGCAAGGACTGTGGCTTGTGAAAGAGAAGCTGACTCGCAGTGCCATTGGAAATGGAGATGATAAGGGACGTTTCTCATCCACACCATTATACGATGTCTTCTTCCATCAATTACTAGTTATACGCCCCAGCTTTGCTTCAAATTTTGCAATTACTGTTCATTTACTTTGTCCTTCAAATTTTTGTCACTGAGATTTGCTGGTTaaagtaatttgtttttctttctttttcggcTAAATTGTTGATAGAAAATTCTCTTTGacaaattgttttgaaaatcaaagaaatttcTGACTcgaaagttattttatatatgtaattcaatttatttatttttgaataatataaatagaaatttaTTAGATGTTTTCTATGCTAAACAATAGTTAAGAAACCCAAATCAACTCAATGGATTGATTCAAAACTTGATTTaggttaaattttataaaaattataaaggattAATCTAGTAAAAAAGTCAGATTGACCCATGATTAGCCAAAACttgttgaattttttagttaactTAGATAAACTTGTAGATTGGTCCgacaaattaacttgaatttaataatattaagtaaaatcatataaaagttGTAAAATACGGGGAATTTATCACTAATCATCATAAGTTTTAATGTTAGAGAGAGAGGCATAATTgcccttaaaaaatattaaaaggaaaTTTAATTTCGattcatatataaattaaatcacaATATCTCTTACcaatgagaaagaaagaaagagattgaAGTGGTATTTTTCTACAAAATTCCATCATCCTTGGTGGTGACGAGTGGTGAGCAGCAGCCCTGCATGGAGGGGAAGTTTTCTAAAGAAAATTCATTTAGTATCTATACTTTTGAAtgattcaatttaacccttttcTAAGGATTTATAAACGAAAATCAATGATTGATTGAGATCAATCAACTAATACCTTATCAATTTTGGTGTATTAAATCTAAACCCAATAAAATCTGAGTTGGGCTTGAGGTCATATAAAGCCCAACTAAATCCCACTTAAACCTTCCTCTTtgacatagtttttaaacccattGAAGATCAATCCAGGCCTGAATCATAgattttaattgggtttttaaGTTATTTCGGAtgtatccttaattttttttataaaataaaataaaaaaatattatttttatttttttaaaataaataattaacaagttgaaataattttttaataaaatcaataagttttaaccaaattatctcagtttttgcatttttttttaaaacccagTCAGACTGCAGCCGGGCCGgattgggttttaaaactattctCCCAGACCCAGTCGCTTAGTTGGGGCATTTCCCTTCCCCTCGACGACAGCCGTAATCAACTAGCCTCCATAGTCTCTGCAAAACAGCACAAGCTCTCGTCTCCTTTGGtgcaccttccttttttttttttttttttctcttctctgctCATAAGGTTTTCATTCTATAACTGTaagtttaacttttattttcttgtttactGGCTTCCTTTATTAAGATATCAGCAAAGGTACCATCTTTAAGTGAAATGGGTTCTTGTTTTCAAGGCTTAGAATCGCTTTATTGCTTCGAAATGAAATGGGTTTCAAGAGTTTTCTTCAATTTGTtggaaaattttagtttttgattctTTGGGATTTTGTTCCTGAGCATAGATGGtctaatatgtgtgtgtgtgtgtgtgtgtgtttttttttttttttaatgatttgggCGTGTAAAGGTTTCTGCTTTATTTGTGTACTTTTATGTTGGTTTCCTTCCTTGTAGTAGAACTATAAACACTCTATGCAACTGCAATATGAGATTACAAAACTTCCATTTTATTTGATGTGAGTTGTGATGAAGTTATTTTCTCTCCATTGCATTGGTTGTTTGATCAGCAATGAATTCGATAATGTTTTAGGTTTTGTGGTCGCTGCTAATGTTGGAATTTTTTGGTCATTAAGTTTGTGTTTATTGTTGTAAAGACACCCGTTATTGTTTTAAGGATGATTTGCACTTGCAAGTCTTACTTTTTAGTTCAACCTGCAAAAAATGTGATAGTTTCGATTGATTCTTAACCATGAGATGTATAACATTCCATCGAAATGTTCTAATGAGTCCTTCCCCACTTTTCCTGGGGGGGGAGGAAGAGGCCCAAAACCATCCATTGTCATCAACTGCTTGAAATCCTCTTGATGATACAGTCCGAGTTTACTTTAGTGGAGAATACACATTTTATTTTGGCAGTGGAAAAAAGTTTGTTGCTAGAGCATAGTGGTTATTTGTTGAATGTACAAATAGCTTATGGTCTTTTCTTTTAGAAGAGCAATTATCCTGCAATTTCTGACCTGGATAATTCAAGTGGGTATTCTAACTCTTCTTTGACTGTGTACAGTAAAGCTTAGCTCATGATACTTTTCTTAATTACACAAGTCTGACTCAAGTCACATCTTTAAGGTTGTCCTTATGCTTCACAAGATGGTGGTAGTTTGTTAACCAGTCTGGCACTCTCTGTTTTTCAATGGGTTGTTTCAATGTGCAAACTTTTGTCTTTTTTGGCATACTTGTTCAGTAGAAGGTatttaagagaagaaaaagatggAGATTAAGCATGATCTACAAGAACATTAAGTGAATCACTTGAATAGTTAATTGACTTATTTGATCTTTGGAGAAGCTTCTCTACTGAATTTTAGCTTGTGCAGCTTTTCCTGTTTCTCTGTGAGTCTCTTTGCATGTGCTTATTTAGAGCTTTGTGAATTTGTTTAGCTTTGACCTGTTTATCACATAGTAGTTGCAAGCTGCTGCTTTCAATAGTATGtgtttcctataaatacagttTATGAACTGAATTTGTGTGTGCTTGCGTCTTTCTAATAAAGAAAGACAGTTGGCCTGACTGATTTATTGTACTGGTTGTAGCTTCAAAAGTCTCTAACTTTCTAAAGTGAAATGTTTTACCAATCCATCTATTTTCTGTTCTCCTTCATTCAAAATGTTTATGCTGTGTTGTGTATTGATTCACACAACAGACAAAGTTAGTCCTTACTTGATGGTTCAATAGAAATGAAAGATGACAAGTAATTTATTAGCATGACGGTATTGTTTAACAAGTGCAAAAGGGAAATTGAAGTGCTATACTGATTGAGGATTGGAGCAATGCATGTGAATATGTTATAGGAAGAACACGGAGAAATTAGGTTTAATGCCATACAGTTTCTCACTCTATGGGTTTATGGAAGTTGGAACCTGCATGTCTATACTACACTTAAAGTAGTTGTATGTacttcaaatgatttttttaggcCGTCCAGCTGAATCATTTGAGCTGGATACCTCCACGTATGATGTGGATGTTGCCCTTTTAGCTTAGAACATATGGTATCCATCATTTGAACAGTTGATGTTCTCTGACTCAGGCAACATATTTGTTTGCCTAATAAGCCTTCTTATCCTTTTACACAATTTTGATTCTTGCATTTCATTCTACCACACTGGCTgggattttatttaaatactggGTACAAGGGTTATGTCCTTTTCTTCTCATAAAACCATTTGGTTTATTTATGAATGATTTATGACCTTTTTGTTCCTATACCTATGATTTTATCGGCTTTTAATTTACAGATACAGATGGTTATTCCACCCCCAGTTAGGCCACCCAGAGTTACTCAGTTCCTGAAGCCCTATGTTCTGAAGATGCATTTCACAAACCAGTATGTGAATGCCCAAGTGACCCACTCACCAACTGCCACAGTAGCATCTGCTGCAAGCTCACAGGAGAAGGCCCTGAGATCAACCATGGAAAATACCCGAGATGTGGCAGCTGCTGCCAAGATTGGGAAGATATTAGGAGAGCGCCTGCTGCTCAAGGATATACCTGCTGTTACTGTTTTCCTGAACAGAAATCAGAAATACCATGGAAAGGTGAAAGCTGTGATTGATTCCTTAAGAGAAGTTGgtatcaaaattatttgaattgtgGGCAAGAGAGCGTTACTGGGTTTGCATATTTGAACTGTAGTTCCAAGGATTACTGGATTTGTCGGGATGGGCTACTTGGGGAAAACAATGGAAAATGCACGGTGCTTTCTTTAACTGTTAATGAACCAAGTCCCTTTGTTCATGCTTTCATAAACAGCAATTCACAGACAGAATAAAAGCTTgaagataattttattgattagaCCTAAAAGATGTCCATCTGGTAGCAATGACATGCAAGGATTGGAATGCAAACTCTAAATGCACCAGGATTAAGATAGAAACA
This Populus alba chromosome 7, ASM523922v2, whole genome shotgun sequence DNA region includes the following protein-coding sequences:
- the LOC118043476 gene encoding uncharacterized protein; the protein is MVIPPPVRPPRVTQFLKPYVLKMHFTNQYVNAQVTHSPTATVASAASSQEKALRSTMENTRDVAAAAKIGKILGERLLLKDIPAVTVFLNRNQKYHGKVKAVIDSLREVGIKII